CGGCGCCATTCGGCACCAGCTTCGGCCACCCGCTGGCGCGACCCGCCACTGCCCCGGTGTGATCGCACATGGCCGGCACGCCCGCGGCAAGAAATGTCACCCGCGAATCGAGTCCCGCCGCAACGATCGATTGCGCTCCGCCCTGGCTGCTGCCGTGCACAATCAGCGCGCGTCCATCCCACTCCGGCTGCGCGGTCAGGAAATCAATCGCCCGCACGAGGCGAAGGAACATCCCCAGGAAATAGATCGTGTCCCGCGACTCCCGCCCTTGGGTGCGGTATTCTTTCAACTCGCCGCTCGCCAGGTCCTGGTAAAACTGGTCGGGCTTGCCGTTCGGAATCCCATGCGCGTTGATGTCGAGCGCCAGGAAACCTTGTTTGGCCCAGCCGACGGTCCCGGCCAGATTGGCACTCCGCACCCCTGCCCCGTGGACGGTAAGGATTATAGGCAGGCTCCTGGCCCGGGCCGCAGCCGGTCGGGCATAGTAGCCTGAGACGGGCGCCCCGACGCAATCGGCCTGGAGGTCAAAAGCCTCGACGCCGGCCTCACGTGATTCCACCTGCGCGAGTTTTGCGTTAATCGGCACCGGGACCAGCTTTCGCTTCTGCGCGAACCAGAATGCGTCAAAGTCGCGCGGAACGGGCAAACTAGGCTTGATTCGCAGCGGAGCGACCCCGGCGCCGGCAACCGCAGCGCGGGTGGACCCGTCGGTCGCCGCAAAGGTTACCCGGCACTGCAGGAATCCCGGCTCGTTCAGTTTGCCCGAGATCACCCCGCGTCCGTCGGACAGCTTCAACGTCCCTGTTGTGATCGGCGGCACCCCGTCCTTCGACAGGGTCCATTGCACCTCGGCTTCCGGCACAAGTTGCTCCTGATGCGCCAGCCGGATGTTGAACACCACTTCCTCCCCCTTCCGGTAGATCGCGTCCGGTCGCTGCGTGCTGACGGTCAGCGAGTAGTTGGTGGTGGCCTGCGCTGCCAGCGTCTCCGGCGCCGGAGTAGCGCCGGCGATCACGCAAGCAAGGGTCACGAGTACGTGCGCGTAACGAGAAGTTCCAAGATGCATCGGGTGATTTCAGGGCGCGGTGTCGGGAATGGCAAGCACAAATCCTATTCATGTGGCGCGCTGTGGGAGCCGCCTCGTCTTGCCCAGCAGAAACCGGCCTCTGCCGTCTGGCGGCCGAGGTGCGGCAGCCACGTGAGGCCGAATGGGCGAGGAGTTGCCTGGCAGAGATGTTTGGGTCAGACTCGGAACATGAAAGCAAGCGAGACAAGCAACCAGATCGGTACCCCGGGCGTTTCCCGGCGGAAGTTCATAGCAGCGAGCG
The nucleotide sequence above comes from Candidatus Paceibacterota bacterium. Encoded proteins:
- a CDS encoding acetylxylan esterase yields the protein MHLGTSRYAHVLVTLACVIAGATPAPETLAAQATTNYSLTVSTQRPDAIYRKGEEVVFNIRLAHQEQLVPEAEVQWTLSKDGVPPITTGTLKLSDGRGVISGKLNEPGFLQCRVTFAATDGSTRAAVAGAGVAPLRIKPSLPVPRDFDAFWFAQKRKLVPVPINAKLAQVESREAGVEAFDLQADCVGAPVSGYYARPAAARARSLPIILTVHGAGVRSANLAGTVGWAKQGFLALDINAHGIPNGKPDQFYQDLASGELKEYRTQGRESRDTIYFLGMFLRLVRAIDFLTAQPEWDGRALIVHGSSQGGAQSIVAAGLDSRVTFLAAGVPAMCDHTGAVAGRASGWPKLVPNGADGKPEARALEAARYYDAMNFARRTKSSESVRQRFC